One Candidatus Campbellbacteria bacterium genomic region harbors:
- a CDS encoding phage portal protein: MNILEKTLNLVGLTRIKTSSVPFASGITETDPFVLWSKSRKISIEKSMTTYNAWTYSAIRAIAEELAKISFRLFQVNKDGVHEEIFDHELLDLLDGVNPFQTGYELRYLTASHLELAGNSYWLLDGVEKDTDKPKAIFLLNPRYTNPVPAPLPEFIKGYSYSVDGKSTTYKPAQILHIKYPDPNDPYQGIGTVQAISDWIDSDNYASEVNLNYFKNGARLGGLLSSENAITDAQMKVLRASFENLYKGAGNAYRVAVLPKGVKYDEASSNPKDMDFANLQQVMRDKILAGFRVPKTILGGSESETNRATAETSNYIFAARTIKPKMEMIVQQLNEFLVPRYGDNLYLDFVDPVPEDKAQKIEEMKAAVALQPVMSVNEAREEYFGLDGVDNGESVMTDFSKVALGKPKPKSVSRTGRKNTTADKKPSTRGAKNTKARKVMAEEIAKRITENIESSKKQFEEVKTKARRDLSDLSNSEYEVLYKGFVLRVTRYENLQHEAIKKFNSNQKTVVLSNLNRFIEKKSWKITQEDIFNKENWIGVMVDLSKPILSDLYESEGKEAMQLLGSSDFRITPEVRKALDRAIELMAQSYNETTLGLLKDAIEEGLAEGASLPQLESKISNIYAFSDEVRAAQVARTETFRIANDSTKEAWKQTGVVKTIKWYTAADEMVCPWCENMNGKVISIDENFYDKGDVHTGSDGSDLDITYSDVGAPPLHVSCRCYTRPDEISIEG; the protein is encoded by the coding sequence ATGAATATTTTAGAAAAAACACTCAATCTCGTAGGCCTCACTCGAATAAAAACGTCGAGTGTTCCGTTTGCATCGGGCATAACTGAAACCGATCCTTTTGTTTTGTGGAGCAAGTCCAGAAAAATCTCAATTGAAAAGTCCATGACAACTTACAATGCGTGGACGTATTCGGCCATTCGCGCCATTGCCGAAGAACTCGCCAAAATATCCTTCCGACTTTTTCAGGTGAACAAAGACGGAGTGCACGAAGAAATATTCGATCATGAACTTCTCGATTTGCTGGATGGGGTCAATCCATTTCAGACCGGCTATGAGCTCCGATACCTTACGGCCTCGCACTTGGAACTCGCTGGCAATTCATACTGGCTACTTGACGGTGTGGAAAAAGATACAGATAAGCCTAAAGCAATATTTCTCCTAAATCCTCGTTACACAAATCCTGTTCCAGCTCCTCTTCCTGAATTCATAAAAGGCTACAGCTATTCAGTTGATGGTAAATCGACTACATACAAACCTGCTCAGATCCTTCATATCAAATATCCCGATCCGAACGACCCGTATCAAGGTATTGGAACGGTGCAGGCCATAAGTGACTGGATAGACTCCGATAATTATGCGTCTGAGGTAAATCTCAATTACTTTAAAAACGGCGCCCGTCTCGGCGGACTTTTGAGTTCCGAAAATGCAATCACCGATGCTCAGATGAAAGTGCTCCGTGCATCGTTTGAAAATCTCTACAAAGGTGCTGGCAATGCCTATCGAGTGGCGGTACTTCCAAAGGGTGTGAAATATGACGAGGCATCAAGCAATCCGAAAGATATGGATTTCGCAAACCTACAGCAAGTTATGCGGGACAAGATTCTTGCGGGCTTTAGGGTGCCAAAAACAATTCTTGGTGGATCGGAGTCGGAAACCAACAGAGCGACCGCCGAAACTTCAAACTACATATTTGCAGCGCGCACGATAAAACCGAAAATGGAAATGATTGTCCAGCAACTAAATGAATTCCTCGTGCCTCGATATGGAGACAATCTATATCTTGATTTCGTTGATCCGGTCCCAGAGGATAAGGCGCAAAAAATAGAGGAAATGAAAGCGGCGGTAGCTCTTCAGCCAGTCATGAGCGTCAATGAGGCTCGAGAAGAATACTTCGGCCTAGACGGAGTTGATAACGGTGAGAGCGTAATGACTGATTTCTCAAAAGTAGCTCTTGGTAAACCAAAACCAAAATCAGTGAGCCGAACCGGAAGAAAAAACACAACCGCCGACAAGAAACCTTCGACCAGAGGCGCGAAGAATACAAAGGCCCGAAAGGTTATGGCCGAAGAAATCGCTAAAAGGATTACGGAAAATATTGAATCAAGCAAGAAACAGTTTGAAGAAGTAAAGACCAAGGCTCGACGAGATCTTTCCGATTTATCAAATTCCGAATACGAGGTTTTGTACAAAGGTTTCGTGCTCAGAGTCACACGTTATGAAAACCTGCAGCACGAGGCAATAAAAAAATTCAATAGCAATCAAAAGACGGTTGTTCTCTCAAACCTAAATCGTTTTATAGAAAAAAAGTCCTGGAAAATAACTCAGGAAGATATTTTCAATAAAGAAAACTGGATCGGAGTAATGGTTGATTTGTCCAAGCCTATCTTGAGTGATTTGTATGAATCGGAAGGAAAAGAGGCGATGCAGTTATTGGGATCAAGCGATTTCCGAATCACTCCTGAGGTCCGCAAAGCACTGGATCGAGCAATAGAACTCATGGCTCAGAGCTATAACGAAACCACTCTCGGACTTCTTAAAGACGCCATCGAAGAAGGACTCGCCGAAGGAGCGTCTCTTCCACAATTGGAAAGCAAGATTTCAAACATTTATGCCTTCAGCGACGAGGTTCGCGCTGCGCAAGTTGCCCGCACCGAAACATTCCGGATTGCTAATGATTCGACAAAAGAGGCGTGGAAACAAACCGGAGTAGTAAAGACGATCAAGTGGTACACGGCGGCCGATGAAATGGTCTGTCCTTGGTGTGAAAACATGAACGGAAAAGTTATCTCCATTGACGAAAACTTCTATGACAAAGGCGACGTTCATACAGGTTCGGATGGATCGGATCTTGATATTACTTACAGCGATGTGGGGGCGCCACCATTGCATGTGAGTTGCCGATGCTACACGAGGCCGGATGAGATAAGCATAGAGGGATAA
- a CDS encoding phage major capsid protein, with amino-acid sequence MDQKQLELIKSQLQTAVEEVMEKRLGEAVSPLVAKETRAIVEKMQMERAIFGKDMTGLSGEQKSQFVDVVRAAAGLKVKANEALISEQDNRGGYLVSKEVEAAILRIAASVGLVMSQAQKWPMGTDEKAIPSYTGAFLEGEFLGVDAAGSVTGITFGAANLIAKKWQLAFVVGNDLLVDADVQLADWLLALGGEALANMTDKQGLTGSGAPFVGVLNHSDVTVYTLASGKDTFAEFDVVVDTADTIAQVEESVLDGAAWYMNRTVWAKLRTQKDTAGAFILPQAGAISAGVLANNPTGGGIRPMGEMGGFPVFTSKHLPSNSATAVSTKYIIFGNLKALAFGEKGEMTVSQHESGTFGGKEIALADQRALVYKKRVALVVALPAAFVVVKTAAS; translated from the coding sequence ATGGATCAAAAACAATTGGAATTGATCAAGAGCCAGCTCCAGACCGCCGTTGAGGAGGTCATGGAGAAGCGTCTCGGCGAAGCTGTATCGCCTCTCGTTGCCAAGGAAACTCGCGCAATCGTGGAGAAGATGCAGATGGAGCGTGCAATTTTCGGCAAGGATATGACTGGTCTCTCAGGAGAGCAGAAGTCTCAGTTTGTCGACGTTGTCCGAGCTGCTGCGGGTCTTAAGGTCAAGGCAAATGAAGCGTTGATCTCCGAACAGGATAACCGTGGAGGTTACCTCGTTTCCAAGGAAGTCGAAGCCGCAATTCTTAGAATCGCAGCTTCCGTCGGTCTTGTGATGAGCCAAGCTCAGAAGTGGCCTATGGGCACTGACGAGAAGGCAATCCCAAGCTATACCGGCGCATTCCTTGAAGGAGAATTCCTCGGCGTTGATGCCGCTGGCTCTGTTACCGGAATCACATTCGGTGCCGCTAACCTTATTGCCAAGAAATGGCAGCTCGCCTTCGTGGTCGGAAACGACCTCTTGGTTGACGCTGACGTTCAGCTTGCAGACTGGTTGCTTGCTCTTGGTGGCGAAGCTCTCGCCAACATGACTGACAAGCAAGGTCTTACAGGCTCAGGTGCTCCGTTTGTTGGAGTGCTAAACCACTCTGATGTCACTGTCTACACACTTGCATCTGGCAAAGACACCTTTGCTGAGTTTGATGTGGTAGTGGATACCGCTGACACGATTGCACAGGTTGAAGAATCTGTGCTCGATGGTGCCGCTTGGTATATGAACCGTACAGTGTGGGCAAAACTTCGCACACAAAAGGATACTGCTGGAGCATTTATCTTGCCTCAGGCAGGAGCAATCTCCGCAGGAGTTCTTGCGAACAACCCAACTGGCGGTGGCATCCGGCCTATGGGTGAAATGGGAGGATTCCCAGTATTCACCTCTAAGCACTTGCCTTCAAACAGTGCAACTGCTGTTTCTACTAAGTACATCATCTTCGGTAACCTAAAGGCTTTGGCCTTCGGCGAAAAAGGTGAGATGACCGTGTCACAACACGAGTCAGGTACGTTCGGTGGAAAAGAAATTGCGCTCGCAGATCAAAGAGCTCTCGTTTACAAGAAACGGGTGGCTTTGGTCGTCGCCTTGCCAGCAGCGTTCGTGGTCGTGAAGACAGCAGCTTCTTAA
- a CDS encoding tail fiber protein: MAIESGQTALASDFVASTAGASDAGRVPKLNASGLLDNSFLGLTGMIVPSMGRIIPVGWLLCDGQAVSRATYAVLFASLCPSATFTVTIASPAVFSSNNHVLVAGDRIRLTTSGLLPTGLATNTDYYVIASGLTANSFQISATRGGAAINTSGSQSGTHTWQVFNSGVGDGSTTFNLPNLKGRTVFGFDVSDANFSNLDTPNTYVGEKTHQLTVAELAAHSHQLQFFGSSNGSGSQYGQDLPVSSRSLDGYWQNVTASRYRNANSGSDSAHNNIPPYKVVNFLIRI; the protein is encoded by the coding sequence ATGGCAATCGAATCAGGACAAACAGCATTGGCTTCAGACTTTGTCGCCTCAACCGCAGGGGCGAGTGATGCTGGGCGCGTACCGAAATTAAATGCCAGTGGACTTCTCGATAATAGTTTCCTAGGACTAACAGGAATGATCGTTCCAAGCATGGGTCGGATTATTCCCGTTGGTTGGCTTTTGTGTGATGGACAAGCGGTATCGCGCGCTACTTACGCCGTTTTATTTGCTTCTCTTTGCCCATCGGCAACGTTTACGGTTACTATCGCCTCTCCGGCTGTTTTTTCATCCAACAATCACGTCCTGGTTGCCGGAGATAGAATTCGTCTCACCACCTCGGGATTATTACCAACAGGACTAGCAACAAATACCGATTATTACGTGATTGCTTCTGGTCTTACAGCGAATTCATTTCAAATTTCTGCTACCAGAGGAGGAGCTGCAATAAATACATCGGGCTCTCAGTCCGGTACTCATACATGGCAAGTGTTTAATTCCGGTGTCGGCGACGGATCAACAACTTTCAATCTTCCAAACTTGAAAGGACGCACCGTCTTCGGGTTTGATGTGAGTGATGCAAATTTTAGCAATCTCGATACTCCAAATACATATGTAGGGGAAAAGACTCATCAATTAACAGTTGCAGAATTAGCGGCACATTCACATCAGCTTCAATTTTTTGGAAGCAGCAACGGGTCTGGATCACAATATGGTCAAGATCTTCCAGTCAGTTCACGCAGTTTAGATGGTTATTGGCAAAACGTAACAGCGTCAAGGTACAGAAATGCAAATAGTGGCAGTGATTCTGCCCACAATAACATACCTCCGTATAAAGTAGTAAATTTTTTAATCAGAATATAA
- a CDS encoding peptidoglycan-binding protein: MNFQFSEGVDPNKPIYVFKNDLKFSAIVSYGNPDVVALQNCLKFLGLFPVNTESTGYFGSITKSGVKDFQRKFGLIQDGVVGLATRSKFNELFK, encoded by the coding sequence ATGAATTTTCAATTTTCCGAGGGAGTTGATCCCAATAAGCCGATATATGTTTTCAAAAACGATTTAAAATTCTCGGCGATAGTCTCCTACGGCAATCCTGATGTGGTGGCCTTGCAAAATTGCCTGAAGTTTCTCGGATTGTTTCCGGTAAACACGGAAAGCACCGGGTACTTCGGGTCGATAACAAAAAGCGGAGTCAAGGATTTTCAAAGGAAGTTCGGACTAATCCAAGATGGCGTTGTTGGTTTGGCCACAAGGTCGAAATTTAACGAATTATTCAAATAA
- a CDS encoding site-specific DNA-methyltransferase → MAEKMNNLTGKEWLQNSFSIWRDVSKTSEERKLKHPAMFPQQLVEKLIKIYTKDSGEVILDPFLGIGSTLKAAHNLGKKGIGFDLNKDYCKIAQGRVTNHEADENFDKKIKRFEPKIYCEDSRNILKHIKPNSVDLVVTSPPYWDILNMKRTADMGDQRNYSDSKNDIGNISDYEAFLQDLKSVYAEVYKALKPNKRCCCVVMDIRKKDKFYPLHEDQTRIMREIGFELEEYVIWDRQKEYNNMKTLGYPWVFRFNKVHEFICIYWKR, encoded by the coding sequence ATGGCTGAAAAAATGAACAACTTAACAGGCAAGGAATGGCTGCAAAACTCTTTCAGTATTTGGAGAGATGTAAGCAAGACTTCCGAAGAGAGAAAGCTGAAGCATCCAGCTATGTTTCCGCAACAACTTGTCGAGAAATTAATTAAAATCTATACCAAAGATTCCGGTGAGGTTATTCTTGATCCTTTCCTTGGAATCGGATCTACTTTGAAAGCGGCCCACAATCTTGGGAAAAAAGGCATAGGCTTCGATTTAAATAAGGACTACTGCAAAATTGCACAGGGCAGGGTTACCAATCATGAAGCAGATGAAAATTTTGATAAAAAAATAAAAAGATTCGAGCCGAAGATTTATTGCGAGGATTCAAGAAACATTTTGAAGCACATAAAGCCTAATTCTGTCGATCTCGTCGTCACTTCTCCTCCCTACTGGGACATTCTAAACATGAAAAGAACGGCTGACATGGGTGATCAGCGCAACTATTCGGACTCAAAAAATGATATTGGGAACATCAGCGACTACGAGGCTTTTCTACAGGATCTAAAATCTGTTTATGCAGAGGTATACAAAGCCTTAAAGCCCAACAAGCGATGCTGTTGCGTGGTAATGGATATCCGAAAAAAAGATAAATTTTATCCCCTTCACGAAGATCAGACTCGTATCATGAGGGAAATCGGCTTTGAGCTTGAAGAATACGTCATTTGGGATCGCCAAAAAGAATACAACAATATGAAGACTCTCGGATACCCTTGGGTTTTCCGATTCAATAAAGTACACGAGTTTATTTGTATCTACTGGAAGCGTTAG